ACCACCGCGTGGGATCGTTCCACCACCACTGCGATGAGCAAAAGCCGTACCAGGGCGCAAAAACGCCCGCCCAGCAGCGCCGGGCGGGCGTTTCAAAAACCTAGCCGCTACACCGCCATCAGGCCGCGCTCGCGAAAGATCTGCTGGGCCTGCTGGGTGGCCTCGGCGCTGGGAGGCTGGGTAGCATCCAGCGTGTAGCGCAAGCCCAGGCGCTGCCACTTCGAGCGGCCCATCTGGTGAAACGGCAGCACCTCAACCCGCTCGACATTGCCGAGCGTGGCGGCGAAGTCGGCCAGGCCCTCGATATTGGCACGCTCGTCGGTGAGGCCGGGCACCAGCACGAAGCGCAGCCACATGGGGCGTCGGTGCTCGGCCAGCCGCCGCGCGAAGCGCAGCACGTCGCCCACATCCTTGCCGGTGGCGCGCAGGTGGGTGGCCACATCCCACGACTTGATGTCGAGCAGGTAGAGGTCGGCGGCATCCAGATCCTCGTCGCGCAGCACATCGCCCAGGTAGCCGTTGGTGTCGAGCGCGGTGTGGATGCCGCGCTGCTGGCAGCCGCGCAGGATGCGCAGCACGAAGGGGGCCTGCACCAGCGGCTCGCCGCCGCTGATCGTCACGCCGCCGCGCCCGGCCCGCATAAAGCCCTGGTAGCGCGCCACCTCGGCCAGCACCTCAGCAGCGGAGACGCGCGCGCCGTTTTTGA
This portion of the Chloroflexia bacterium SDU3-3 genome encodes:
- the pflA gene encoding pyruvate formate lyase-activating protein produces the protein MEQKNPPPIKSLSGSPFELRLHGSATDEQAEAEAAVGEFGYLHSYTTGSAVDGPGIRTVLWTTGCHFRCQYCHNPDTWHLKNGARVSAAEVLAEVARYQGFMRAGRGGVTISGGEPLVQAPFVLRILRGCQQRGIHTALDTNGYLGDVLRDEDLDAADLYLLDIKSWDVATHLRATGKDVGDVLRFARRLAEHRRPMWLRFVLVPGLTDERANIEGLADFAATLGNVERVEVLPFHQMGRSKWQRLGLRYTLDATQPPSAEATQQAQQIFRERGLMAV